In Desulfofustis limnaeus, the genomic stretch GCGACGATCGAGCACCGGCGGGAGAAGGCAGTGAAACCAGCCAGTAATTCTCAGGTTTCCCTCAAGACGATCACCTCCTCCCGCAAAGATTCAGGCCACGGGTCATGCCGGAACAGGAACAATCTGTTGCCAAGTGAGCATTACCGGTTCCGCCGAAAATGATCTATTATCGTCTTTAAGAGAATCGATTCTGACCTATGCTTCAGGCTGAGACAGATTTTCTCGACCCGACACAACCGGGAAAAAAGATGCCGGCCAGATTGGCGGCATTAAAAATACGACAACATTTAATTCAGGGAAAACAACCATGCTCTCACTGCAACAACAGTACAACCTTGTACCGGGCAATTACGCAAAAGAAATGGCTTCCGTTACCGTATTGCCGCATCTCAAAAGTATCGCCATGGAACTCGCCACCTACTCATGGAGAGGGATATCCGCCCTGCATCAGAGTGGACGACGACTCCTCCGAAAAGAAACCGGCTTACCAGTGAAAAACTAAGGAACACGATCCAATCAGGGCCAGTCGGTCTTTCAAGAGTACGACACGACGTTTCGAACGGCCACCTCCGCTGGGGGTGGCCGTTCTGTTTTGATGCTGTCTCGAACGCCGTTCTGCACCTGTTCCGACAGCTCAAAGCGCATTACCCTCGTCGAGATACTGCAGGAACCGCTCCACCGTCGGCGCGGCGCCTTGCCCTTCCGGGTAGGCGCAGACCAGGTGGCGGGACGCCCAGGTATCTGCCAACCGAAGCATTTTAAGGTTCTCGTTGGTCACATGGGGCTGGAGGTCTCGCTCTCCGATTATTCCGAGACCCAGGTCGGCTTCAACGCATCGTATCAGGGAGGTTATCCGCTGTACCATGACCGTTGGTTTTGTGGGCATCCGGTGCCGTTTTCTGGCCTCAGAGACCAACTCATCCAGGACTCCTCCTTCATGGAAAGAGACGTTCTCGTAGGTAAGGGTATCGGCAAAGAACACGGAGTCCGCATCGCGGTACTCAAGAAACAGCGGATGGTCTTTATGCCCCACCACCCATACCTGATCCGATTTGAAAGGCTTGAGCTCAAATCCCGTCGTATCGACCGAGTCATAGATGATGGCCAGATCCAGGACATCTTCGCGCAAAAATCTCACGCCCTGCCGGGAGAATATTTCCCGCACCGTCACATGAACCTCTGGGTTGTCCTTCTTGAACTGAGCAATGATAAACGGCAAGATACCGGCCATGGCCCGGGGAATGGCGGCAAGCCGCAACTCACCCGCCTTGCCTTCGGCAAAACGCTTCAGATCCGCCCGTACCTCGGCATATTTGTGCAACAGCTGCTCGCAATGCCGCGCAAACGTTTTTCCGGCAGGCGTCAGGTTGACCCCCGATGGGGTTCTTGAAATCAGCACGATACCAAGTTCACGCTCCAGGTCACTGATTCGCCGCGATGCAGCTGATGCTGCGATGTGTTCATTCCGGGCAGCCGCGCCGATGCTGCCCAGGCGGGCAACCGCCAGAAATACGCGCAGGGTGACGTTGTCAAAACTTTCCATGAGAGACCAGGCCTCACGTCAAAACTCAAATATCTTTATATTTCAAAATCTTAAATAAGACACATCCGATACAAAAAATCGTCTGTACCCTCTTTTGTACCCGCAATTTTTCCGAGTAGCACCTTCGAGCACAAATTTTACCAAACGAGAGATGAACACTTTTCATTTCATCACTATCATCTTCTCGCTCCTGCCTTTACGGTACCAGTGCTTGCCTCTCTTGATTCTGCACCACTGAAAAAGGGTTTGAGTCCGTTCGGTTGCAAACGATTCAGACGGCCAATAGCACTTCCTGCTCTAAGCCGACACCATATCGATCCATCAACTGCACGACTCGCCGAACTTCCTTATCTTCAACCTTCCTGAGTCGGGCCAAAACCGCAGCATTGCTGCCCAGCAGTTCACGTTTGCCGTATCGCGTAAAGAGATCTTCCAGATCAGGTGGCAGGAAAAGATTCGATCTGTTCGGGCAGGCAGCCTTCAAGCGAAGATACTCATCCATTCCGACCGGATCATAATCCCCGCAATGGAGAAGCCGTGCTTCTGACATGGCCGGAGAGGCAAGCCATTCAAGAATCCTGCCGCTCAGCCGACCTTGCGCATACAACGCGAGCTGAGCACCTGTTTCGAGCCTTTCGAAATTCCAGAAAACCTCGAGATTCTCGACCACGGCCAGGACGCCGGTATAGCCCCATTGTCGTTCATCGAGGCGCAAGGAGGCGACCCCCGCCAGTTCGGTCCAATACGCGACAGGGAGCACCGCTTCGCCGTTACGAAGCGTGCAATCACCAACTCCCCGTAGCAAAATCAAGGGTGGTCCGACTATGGTGCGAGCCTTTTTCGAGTCCCTCAGTTCGGCAACAGCCCTGCTCCGCGGTGCAAGCTGTCCGGTTATTCCCTCCAGACCGGAAGGATAGAGTCGCTGCACAAAGGTGTCCAGCGCCGCATGATTTTTGACTACCACCCTTCGCCCGGCCCCGCTTCGCACCTCCTCCAGCACGCCGGTTTCAAAAAGCGATTGCAGACTGGCGCGATCACGAGCCGACAAACTGCTCGAGGCGAGGCCGTCCTGTGCATACAGGAGCGCAATCTTTCCAGCCAGGGCATCAACCGCCATGTTCAACCTGCCGTTCAATTCGTAACAACGAGGTTTCCGGGTCAAGTACCAGCCGACCATTGCTTTCCCGCAAAAAATAGAGGGTGTCGGCAGCCTCCATCGCCTCGGGACTGGCGAGAACCGCCACGAACCCCATCCCTCGAGCCTCCTGAACGATGGCGGCCAGGTTTTCGCGATCGAGGCTTGACGCCTCGTCCAGATAAAAGGGAATGGATACCTCCTTGTCTCCGAGCAGTCCTTTGAGCAGAATCAGGTTAATCAATACCTTGATGGTTATCGTCGTTCCGTTTGATTCAATGGAATCGAGATGCGGGTAACGGCGACACTGGCCGTCGGGGCTGGTCACTTCGAAATGCAGGTCGAAGAGATCGCTGAGTTCAACGCGCCGGTGCTGTTCGAGCAATTCGCCAAGCTTGCGCTGCGCCTCACTGACCGTGCTGCGGTCGAAGAACAGCGGCATGGCCTCCACTTCGGCCACGGTCTTTATCCAGCGTGTCCATTCGACATGCTCCCGCAAGATCAGCCGTAATCGTGATAGGTTGGAAATGGAAACGCGCCCCAGTTGACGGTTGAGTTTTTCAATACGTGACGTGAGTGTCTCCAGATCTCGACTCAGCCCTTTGAAAGCGCTCTGCAGCCCGGCAGCCAGACTCTTCCACAACTCCTGCACCGCCTTTTCCCGCTCTTCCAGGGCGTCCACCTCGGCCTGGAGATTGACCAGGGTATCGGCCTGATCCTCACCCTGATATTTTCCATAGGTGCGCTGTTCAATCCGCCGGAACTCCTCGTCAAAACGACGAACGACATCCGCATGTTCACGGCACTTCCGTTCATAGAGTTCCAGCAAACCGTCCAGGTCCTGGTGCTCCGCAACAAATGGTACGACCTGCCAGTCGGGATCCGGTGCAGTAAGTTTCTGCAGCTTCCGGAGAAGTTGGTCACGACGTTCCAGCAACTCTCGACTCCGCTCCTCAAGGCGGCGCTTTTCTCCGGTTATCTCCTGTCGCCGGGCAACCAGATCCGCCATCTGCTTCTCCACTTGTTCTTTCCTTTTCTCGAGGGCAAGCTTCACCTTGGCGCGCTGCTCGATGAGTGGGGTTTGATCCCGGAACGTCTGATACTGACGAAGCCGATCGTTCAGCTGATGGTATTGCTGGCGTAAGCGCTCTCTTTCTTGGGAAATTCCCTCTTGTTCGAGCGCCGCCGCCAAGACCTGCCTCTCTCTGTGCAGAAGTGATTCCTGCTCGACGATGCGCTGTTCAAGCGTCCCGGCATCACGATATGACGCTAGATCCGGGAGCGTGAGCCCGGCAAGGTGCAGACGCACCAGATCGTCTTCATACGCTTCATCCTTAATCCGACCTACCAGGGACTCAAGACCCTCAAAAACCTTATTTTTATCTTTAATGATGCACTCTTCATCGCTGGAAAGTCCGAGCAATTCCGGATTAATCAGCCGGAACACCTGGTCCGCATCGGCTGCGGCGATATGCGGCAGCACGATAGCCGCAACATTGCGGGAAAATTGCTCGAACCGGTGCCGCATTCCGGCCAGTTCTCGTTCTTCCTTGTCCACCCGCCTTCGCACCGACTCTGCAGAAACGACCTTTGCCTGATCAAGAACTGAGCCAAGCCGATCAAGTCGCTGCTCCAGGTCATTTTGCGGCTTGTCTCGAAATCGACCAGGAAATCGCGAAACCCCTCTTTATCCTGTTCGTGACGCACAAGCTCCCCGGTGATGCCGCCAATCTCCTGTAACAGGGTGTCTCTCTCTTCCTTGCACTGCTTCTCTGTGTCGGCAAGACGGGCACCCTCTTCATCCATACGGACACAGGTTTCTTCGAGCGTTTTTTTCCGCTGCAACAAGTCCGCTTCGACCCGCCCATATTCGGCCCGCACCGCCACCCAGAGGCCGGGGAGCAGCCGTTGCACGTCATCTCGTAGCGCGGCAAGTTCCAGGACCCGGCGGACATCATCGATGATGGCCCGCAGTTCACGCAGTCCTTCAGCCTGTTCGCACACCTTGCGATACTGGTTCGAATAGCTCGCCCCCAGATCAATCTCCGGCTGCTGGAAATCATTCCGGTTGATTTCCAGCAGAAACTGTTTGAGTTCATCCTGGCGCAGGTGGGCTAATCGAAGCAGGTTGCCGAACACCGCGCGGAATCGCTCATAGTGATCCCGCTGGCGAATCGGCACGAGCCCAAGATTGACGCCGCGATTGTCACCGATACCGGTCAGGGCGGCCCGCAGCTGGCGCGGCTCCAACAGACGAAAATCCTTTGCGGCCAACCGGCCGCGCACTTCTTCGGGATCACGAACGCACCGCTCTTCGTTAAGAAAGTCGGCCGCATCATAGTGTCCCTGATAGGCGAAACGCTGAAACTCGTAGCTGCGAATGGGACCGCGCCCCTGCACGCCAACAACGCAATAGCCGAC encodes the following:
- a CDS encoding Wadjet anti-phage system protein JetD domain-containing protein gives rise to the protein MAVDALAGKIALLYAQDGLASSSLSARDRASLQSLFETGVLEEVRSGAGRRVVVKNHAALDTFVQRLYPSGLEGITGQLAPRSRAVAELRDSKKARTIVGPPLILLRGVGDCTLRNGEAVLPVAYWTELAGVASLRLDERQWGYTGVLAVVENLEVFWNFERLETGAQLALYAQGRLSGRILEWLASPAMSEARLLHCGDYDPVGMDEYLRLKAACPNRSNLFLPPDLEDLFTRYGKRELLGSNAAVLARLRKVEDKEVRRVVQLMDRYGVGLEQEVLLAV
- a CDS encoding LysR family transcriptional regulator, with the translated sequence MESFDNVTLRVFLAVARLGSIGAAARNEHIAASAASRRISDLERELGIVLISRTPSGVNLTPAGKTFARHCEQLLHKYAEVRADLKRFAEGKAGELRLAAIPRAMAGILPFIIAQFKKDNPEVHVTVREIFSRQGVRFLREDVLDLAIIYDSVDTTGFELKPFKSDQVWVVGHKDHPLFLEYRDADSVFFADTLTYENVSFHEGGVLDELVSEARKRHRMPTKPTVMVQRITSLIRCVEADLGLGIIGERDLQPHVTNENLKMLRLADTWASRHLVCAYPEGQGAAPTVERFLQYLDEGNAL